From the Streptococcus sp. 29887 genome, one window contains:
- a CDS encoding amino acid ABC transporter ATP-binding protein: MAQLKINVHDLHKYYGKNEVLKGITAKFYEGDVVCIIGPSGSGKSTFLRTMNLLETITSGQVTVDGYDLTDPKTDVDAFRANVGMVFQHFNLFPHMTVLDNITFAPIEHKLMDRAEAEKVGMELLEKVGLADKRDAMPDSLSGGQKQRVAIARALAMNPDIMLFDEPTSALDPEMVGDVLNVMKDLAEQGMTMLIVTHEMGFARKVANRVIFTDGGEFLEDGTPEQIFDNPQHPRLKDFLDKVLNV; this comes from the coding sequence ATGGCTCAATTGAAAATTAACGTCCATGACTTGCACAAGTATTATGGAAAAAACGAAGTATTGAAAGGTATTACTGCTAAGTTCTATGAAGGCGATGTCGTTTGTATCATCGGTCCTTCTGGTTCTGGTAAATCAACCTTCCTTCGTACCATGAACTTGCTTGAAACCATCACAAGTGGTCAGGTGACAGTGGATGGATATGATTTGACAGATCCTAAGACAGATGTTGATGCCTTCCGTGCCAATGTCGGCATGGTATTCCAGCACTTCAACCTCTTCCCACACATGACTGTCCTTGATAATATTACTTTTGCACCTATCGAACATAAGTTGATGGATAGGGCAGAAGCTGAAAAAGTTGGTATGGAATTGCTGGAAAAAGTTGGTTTGGCAGACAAGCGTGACGCCATGCCTGATAGCCTATCTGGTGGTCAAAAACAACGTGTCGCCATCGCTCGTGCCTTGGCTATGAACCCAGACATCATGCTCTTTGATGAACCTACTTCTGCCCTTGACCCTGAGATGGTTGGTGATGTACTAAATGTTATGAAGGACTTGGCAGAACAAGGTATGACCATGTTGATTGTAACCCACGAGATGGGCTTCGCCCGCAAGGTTGCCAACCGCGTTATCTTTACAGATGGCGGTGAGTTCCTTGAAGATGGTACTCCAGAACAAATCTTTGATAACCCACAACACCCACGTTTGAAAGACTTCCTTGATAAGGTCTTGAACGTCTAA
- a CDS encoding GNAT family N-acetyltransferase codes for MAIEGVEQAAVLEIDNQIRLRRYDGIHDFALIWHQDLELVWLIDGDQERYSQDLLDRMYDYLSKNGECYFIEIFEDDQFIPIGDVTLFADDFAIAIGDKRYWKKGIGTKVLQRMIDRARELGFVEILVEEIYDWNTGSRKLFEKCGFEAVEKTKKGWSYKKNL; via the coding sequence ATGGCGATCGAAGGAGTAGAGCAGGCGGCAGTATTAGAAATTGACAATCAGATTCGGCTTCGTAGATATGATGGAATTCATGATTTTGCTTTGATATGGCATCAAGATTTGGAATTGGTCTGGCTGATTGATGGTGATCAAGAACGCTATAGTCAGGACTTGCTCGATCGTATGTATGATTATTTGTCTAAAAATGGCGAATGTTACTTTATTGAAATTTTTGAAGACGATCAGTTTATCCCAATTGGTGATGTGACGCTGTTTGCAGATGATTTTGCCATTGCCATTGGAGATAAGCGGTATTGGAAAAAGGGAATAGGAACCAAGGTATTGCAGCGAATGATTGATCGAGCAAGGGAGCTGGGCTTTGTGGAAATACTTGTCGAAGAAATTTATGATTGGAATACGGGCTCCCGTAAACTATTTGAGAAATGTGGCTTTGAAGCTGTTGAAAAGACAAAGAAAGGTTGGTCCTATAAAAAGAATTTATAA